A genomic region of Bradyrhizobium sp. ORS 278 contains the following coding sequences:
- the grxC gene encoding glutaredoxin 3, producing MTAAIEIYTRPGCGYCTAAKSLLTRKNVPFTEYDAGKDPNVRQQMYDRVGPGSTFPQIFIGKTHIGGCDDLYALDREGRLDAMLAGDKATS from the coding sequence ATGACCGCTGCGATCGAAATCTATACCCGTCCGGGGTGCGGCTACTGCACGGCCGCCAAATCGCTCCTGACCCGCAAGAACGTCCCTTTCACCGAATACGACGCGGGCAAGGATCCGAACGTCCGGCAGCAGATGTATGATCGCGTTGGCCCGGGCTCGACCTTCCCGCAGATCTTCATCGGCAAGACCCATATCGGCGGCTGCGACGATCTCTATGCGCTCGATCGCGAGGGCAGGCTCGACGCCATGCTGGCTGGAGACAAGGCGACATCATGA
- a CDS encoding ComF family protein, which yields MSLSLAPIRLGQLRVMASAARSACGHLAKLTLDIALPTLCIACREPVDGEGVCAACWGKLSFIERPYCPKLGIPFVYDPGPELLSMEAIAAPPAYARARAAVRYDDVASTLVHALKYQDRTDLAPIMGRWMTRAGHELLADADLLVPVPLHWRRGFSRRYNQSGALARVIARSSGVRMSGDTLRRVRATEQQVGLSRTQRASNVQGAFQVSSDRLHDVQGRRVVIVDDVLTTGATVDACARALLRAKAAEVSVLVFARVVDAPRAPI from the coding sequence ATGAGCCTCAGCCTTGCTCCCATCCGCCTCGGACAACTCCGGGTCATGGCCAGCGCCGCGCGCAGCGCCTGCGGCCATCTGGCAAAGCTCACACTCGACATCGCGCTGCCAACCCTGTGCATCGCCTGCCGCGAGCCGGTCGATGGCGAGGGCGTCTGCGCCGCGTGCTGGGGCAAGCTGTCGTTCATCGAGCGGCCTTATTGCCCAAAGCTCGGCATTCCCTTCGTCTACGATCCCGGTCCCGAATTGCTCTCGATGGAGGCGATCGCCGCTCCGCCGGCCTATGCGCGGGCGCGCGCCGCCGTCCGCTATGACGACGTGGCGAGCACGCTGGTTCATGCACTGAAATATCAGGACCGCACCGATCTGGCGCCGATCATGGGGCGCTGGATGACCCGGGCCGGCCACGAGCTGCTGGCCGATGCCGATCTCCTGGTCCCCGTGCCGCTGCATTGGCGGCGCGGCTTTTCCCGCCGCTACAACCAGTCGGGCGCGCTGGCGCGGGTGATCGCACGGTCGAGCGGCGTCCGGATGAGCGGCGATACGCTGCGACGGGTCCGCGCCACTGAACAGCAGGTCGGCCTGTCGCGCACCCAGCGCGCCAGCAATGTGCAGGGCGCATTCCAGGTATCTTCAGACCGCCTGCACGACGTGCAGGGCCGCCGCGTCGTCATCGTCGACGACGTGCTGACCACCGGCGCGACAGTGGACGCGTGCGCCCGCGCGCTGCTGCGGGCCAAGGCGGCGGAGGTCAGCGTGCTGGTCTTCGCCCGGGTTGTCGATGCGCCCCGCGCTCCCATATAA
- a CDS encoding (deoxy)nucleoside triphosphate pyrophosphohydrolase, protein MTDFKLTLVVACALVDTDNRVLLAQRPPGKTLAGLWEFPGGKLEPGERPEASLIRELDEELGITVRETCLAPLTFASHAYETFHLLMPLYICRRWEGVVTAREGQKLAWVRPNKLRDYPMPPADIPLLPHLIDLLM, encoded by the coding sequence ATGACCGATTTCAAACTCACGCTCGTCGTCGCCTGCGCTCTGGTCGACACCGACAATCGCGTGCTGCTGGCGCAGCGGCCGCCCGGCAAGACGCTCGCCGGCTTGTGGGAATTTCCTGGCGGCAAGCTCGAACCGGGCGAGCGTCCGGAGGCCAGCCTGATCCGCGAGCTCGACGAGGAGCTCGGCATCACCGTGCGCGAGACCTGCCTGGCGCCGCTGACCTTCGCCAGTCACGCCTATGAGACGTTCCACCTGCTGATGCCGCTTTACATCTGCCGGCGCTGGGAAGGCGTGGTGACCGCGCGCGAGGGCCAGAAATTGGCCTGGGTGCGACCGAACAAGCTGCGCGACTACCCGATGCCGCCGGCGGACATTCCGCTGCTGCCGCATTTGATCGATCTATTGATGTGA
- a CDS encoding carbon-nitrogen hydrolase family protein gives MSNDRSFTAAMVQMRTALLPEPSLEQGTRLIREAVAQGAQYVQTPEVSNMMQLNRTALFEQLKSEEEDPSLKAYRALAKELNIHLHIGSLALRFSAEKAVNRSFLIGPDGQVLASYDKIHMFDIDLPGGESYRESANYQPGETAVISDLPWGRLGLTICYDVRFPALYRALAESGASFISVPSAFTRKTGEAHWHTLLRARAIETGCFVFAAAQCGLHENKRETFGHSLIIDPWGEILAEGGVEPGVILARIDPSRVESVRQTIPSLQHGRRFGIADPKGGPDYLHLVRGSA, from the coding sequence ATGAGCAACGACCGCAGCTTTACCGCCGCCATGGTGCAGATGCGCACCGCGCTGTTGCCCGAGCCGAGCCTCGAGCAGGGCACCAGGCTGATCCGGGAAGCGGTCGCGCAGGGCGCGCAATACGTCCAGACGCCGGAAGTGAGCAACATGATGCAGCTCAACCGGACGGCGCTGTTCGAGCAGCTCAAGAGCGAGGAGGAAGATCCCTCGCTGAAGGCCTATCGCGCGCTCGCCAAGGAGCTGAACATCCATCTGCACATCGGATCGCTGGCGCTGCGCTTCTCGGCCGAGAAGGCCGTGAACCGCTCGTTCCTGATCGGGCCCGACGGCCAGGTGCTGGCGAGCTACGACAAGATCCACATGTTCGACATCGACCTGCCGGGCGGTGAGAGCTATCGCGAGTCCGCGAACTATCAGCCGGGCGAAACGGCGGTGATCTCGGATCTGCCGTGGGGCCGGCTGGGCCTGACGATCTGCTACGACGTCCGCTTTCCGGCGCTGTATCGCGCGCTCGCCGAGAGCGGCGCGTCGTTCATCAGCGTGCCCTCGGCGTTCACCCGCAAGACCGGCGAGGCCCACTGGCACACCTTGCTGCGCGCCCGCGCCATCGAGACCGGCTGCTTCGTGTTCGCCGCCGCGCAATGCGGCCTGCACGAGAACAAGCGCGAGACCTTCGGCCATTCGCTGATCATCGATCCCTGGGGCGAGATCCTCGCCGAGGGCGGCGTCGAGCCCGGCGTCATCCTGGCGCGCATCGATCCCTCCAGGGTCGAGAGCGTGCGCCAGACCATTCCTTCCCTGCAGCACGGCCGCCGGTTCGGTATCGCCGATCCCAAGGGCGGACCGGACTATCTGCACCTCGTGCGGGGCTCGGCATGA
- a CDS encoding EamA family transporter: MLSITSLWIPFTLVAAAGQVARNAMQRSLTAKLGTWGATNIRFLFGFPFSLVFLSMVLVATGDHLPWPPASFWPWLLLGALSQIVATGLMLLAMTDRSFVVTTAYLKTEAIQTAIFGFIFLGDPLSLPKLVAILIATIGVVITALRPGGEKSFAELKPTVTGLVAAAAFALSAVGYRGAIIAVQGVSFVTAASTTLVAGLFVQTAILTVYLLARAPDILRGILSLWRPSMMAGFVGAFASQFWFLAFALTAAANVRTLALIEVLFAQGVSYYSFKQPVSLRELCGIALIVAGVALLIAV; encoded by the coding sequence ATGCTCTCCATCACCTCGCTCTGGATCCCGTTCACGCTGGTTGCCGCAGCCGGCCAGGTCGCGCGCAATGCGATGCAGCGGTCGTTGACGGCGAAGCTCGGCACCTGGGGCGCGACCAATATCCGTTTTCTGTTTGGGTTTCCGTTCTCGCTGGTGTTCCTGAGCATGGTGCTGGTGGCGACCGGGGATCATCTGCCATGGCCGCCGGCGTCGTTCTGGCCGTGGCTGCTGCTCGGCGCGCTCAGCCAGATCGTTGCCACCGGCCTGATGCTGCTGGCGATGACCGATCGCTCCTTCGTGGTCACCACGGCCTATCTGAAGACCGAGGCGATCCAGACCGCGATCTTCGGCTTCATCTTCCTCGGCGATCCGCTGTCGTTGCCGAAACTGGTGGCCATCCTGATTGCGACGATCGGCGTGGTCATCACCGCGCTCAGGCCTGGCGGCGAGAAGAGCTTTGCGGAGCTGAAACCGACCGTGACAGGCCTGGTCGCGGCCGCGGCCTTTGCGCTGTCGGCGGTCGGCTACCGAGGCGCCATCATCGCGGTCCAGGGCGTCAGCTTCGTGACCGCGGCCTCCACCACGCTGGTCGCGGGCCTGTTCGTGCAGACGGCGATCCTGACCGTCTATCTGCTGGCGCGGGCGCCGGACATCCTGCGCGGGATCCTGTCGTTGTGGCGGCCGTCGATGATGGCGGGCTTTGTCGGCGCCTTTGCCTCGCAGTTCTGGTTCCTGGCGTTTGCGCTGACCGCGGCCGCGAATGTCCGAACCTTGGCGCTGATCGAGGTGCTGTTCGCGCAGGGCGTGTCGTACTACTCGTTCAAGCAGCCGGTCTCGCTGCGCGAGCTCTGCGGCATCGCGCTGATCGTCGCCGGCGTGGCGCTGTTGATCGCGGTGTAG
- a CDS encoding EamA family transporter: protein MSPLSSSWQLWALLSALFAALTAIFAKVGVEGLNSDLATLIRTAIVLVTLALILFATGQLTTPGPISTKSWIFLTLSALGTGASWLCYFRALKLGPATLVAPIDKLSVVLVALFGAVFLGERPSLQGWTGIALIAAGAVLIAIKG from the coding sequence ATGTCCCCCCTCTCCTCCTCGTGGCAACTCTGGGCCCTGCTCTCCGCGTTGTTCGCGGCGCTCACCGCGATTTTCGCCAAGGTCGGCGTCGAGGGCCTCAACTCCGACCTCGCGACGCTCATCCGCACCGCCATCGTGCTGGTGACCTTGGCGCTGATCCTGTTCGCGACCGGCCAGCTCACCACTCCGGGGCCGATCTCGACGAAGAGCTGGATCTTCCTGACGCTCTCAGCCCTCGGCACCGGCGCATCTTGGCTGTGCTATTTCCGCGCTCTCAAACTTGGACCGGCGACGCTGGTCGCGCCGATCGACAAGCTCAGCGTCGTGCTCGTCGCGCTGTTCGGCGCGGTCTTTCTCGGTGAGCGTCCGAGCCTGCAGGGCTGGACTGGCATTGCCCTGATCGCAGCAGGCGCCGTGCTGATCGCCATCAAGGGCTGA
- a CDS encoding DUF1178 family protein, producing the protein MIRYALRCERDHSFESWFQSSSAYDSQVKRKLVECPACGSTKVEKAIMAPRIVSKKGRETLPVPAAPAPVPTQEVIPPGPTSLLMAQERELRAKLKELRDHIVKNADDVGERFPTEARKMHYGETEHRPIYGEASLDEARELIEEGIEVAPIPVLPDDRN; encoded by the coding sequence ATGATCCGCTATGCGCTGCGCTGCGAGCGTGATCATTCGTTCGAAAGCTGGTTTCAGAGCTCCTCGGCCTACGACTCTCAGGTGAAGCGCAAGCTGGTGGAATGCCCGGCCTGCGGCTCGACCAAGGTCGAGAAGGCGATCATGGCGCCGCGCATCGTCAGCAAGAAGGGCCGCGAGACGCTGCCTGTGCCCGCCGCTCCCGCGCCGGTGCCGACGCAGGAGGTGATTCCGCCCGGACCGACGTCGCTGCTGATGGCGCAGGAGCGCGAGCTGCGCGCCAAGCTCAAGGAGCTGCGCGACCATATCGTCAAGAACGCCGACGATGTCGGCGAGCGCTTCCCGACCGAGGCGCGCAAGATGCACTACGGCGAGACCGAGCATCGGCCGATCTACGGCGAGGCTTCGCTCGACGAGGCGCGCGAGCTGATCGAGGAAGGCATCGAGGTCGCCCCGATCCCGGTGCTGCCGGACGACCGGAATTGA
- a CDS encoding methyltransferase domain-containing protein: protein MTQPATAPVLFDRSLLALRQRRASRSPETFLLERVAEDLADRLAAVNRSFQSAADIWTPGNGLTPDLSGQVAQFAHIASPDTANEMLPLQPQSLDLAVSALAFQFVNDLPGLLVQIRRALRPDGLLLAAMIGGDTLTELRQSFAAAEAECEGGVSPRVAPFADLRDIGGLLQRAGFALPVTDVDRVVVRYASAFGLMQDLRRMGAANNLVERRRTPLRRATLLRMVELYAERFADPDGRIRATFDIIWISGWAPHESQQKPLKPGSATASLEAAVRRAPGAGRDE, encoded by the coding sequence ATGACACAGCCCGCCACCGCTCCCGTTCTGTTCGACCGTTCTCTGCTGGCGCTCAGGCAGCGGCGCGCGTCGAGGTCGCCGGAGACCTTCCTGCTCGAGCGCGTCGCCGAGGACCTCGCCGACCGTCTCGCCGCGGTGAACCGGTCTTTCCAATCGGCCGCCGACATCTGGACGCCGGGCAATGGCCTGACGCCTGATCTGAGCGGACAGGTTGCGCAGTTCGCGCATATCGCTTCACCCGATACGGCCAACGAGATGCTGCCGTTGCAGCCGCAATCGCTCGATCTCGCGGTCTCGGCGCTGGCGTTCCAGTTCGTCAACGATCTCCCAGGCTTGCTGGTGCAAATCCGCCGCGCCCTGCGGCCCGATGGTCTGTTGCTCGCCGCCATGATCGGCGGCGACACGCTGACGGAGCTCCGGCAGAGTTTCGCGGCGGCGGAAGCCGAATGCGAGGGCGGCGTGTCGCCGCGGGTCGCGCCGTTCGCCGATCTGCGCGACATCGGCGGCCTGCTGCAGCGGGCCGGCTTCGCGTTACCGGTGACGGATGTCGACCGCGTCGTGGTGCGCTACGCCAGCGCCTTCGGGCTGATGCAGGATCTCCGCCGCATGGGCGCGGCCAATAACCTTGTCGAGCGCCGCCGCACGCCGCTCCGTCGTGCCACGCTGCTGCGCATGGTCGAACTCTATGCCGAACGCTTCGCCGACCCCGACGGCCGCATCCGCGCCACCTTCGACATCATCTGGATCTCGGGCTGGGCGCCCCATGAAAGCCAGCAGAAGCCGCTGAAGCCAGGCTCGGCGACGGCGAGCCTGGAGGCGGCGGTGAGGCGCGCGCCAGGCGCAGGGCGCGATGAGTAA
- a CDS encoding GIY-YIG nuclease family protein has product MYYVYILASGRHGTLYIGVTNSIRTRLEQHRKGQGSDFVKKYGVFRLVYVETYAAVEEAITREKQLKRWKRDWKIELIERDNLEWRDLSGLVS; this is encoded by the coding sequence ATGTACTACGTCTATATCCTCGCGAGTGGACGGCACGGCACGCTGTATATCGGCGTGACGAACTCGATCCGAACACGACTTGAGCAACATCGAAAAGGCCAAGGCTCGGACTTCGTCAAAAAATATGGCGTTTTCCGCCTCGTCTACGTCGAAACCTACGCCGCCGTCGAAGAAGCGATCACTCGCGAGAAACAGCTCAAGCGCTGGAAGCGCGACTGGAAGATCGAGCTGATCGAGCGCGACAATCTCGAA